Below is a genomic region from Escherichia ruysiae.
CTGGGAGGGCATTACCTGTCAGGGCGCAATTGTCAGAACGCTATCCCGTGGTGAAACGATTTTCTGCGACGGAGCCTTCACAGGCAAAGCCGGACGCGGTCGTTTCCTGCGACGCAAACCGTTTGTCCCTCCCGTGCTCTAACCACTACCAGGGATCTATACACAATTAAGAATGATGAGTGAGGAAAAATGAGTAAGAAAATTGTTCTCGCCCTCGGCGGGAATGCGCTGGGCGACGATCTGGCCGGACAAATGAAAGCGGTAAAAATTACGTCTCAGGCAATTGTTGATTTAATTGCCCAAGGACATGAAGTTATCGTCACTCATGGTAATGGGCCGCAGGTAGGCATGATTAACCAGGCATTCGAAGCTGCCGCAAAAACGGAAGCACACTCGCCAATGCTGCCAATGTCTGTCTGTGTCGCCTTAAGCCAGGGATACATTGGATACGATCTACAAAACGCCTTAAGGGAAGAGCTGCTTTCTCGTGGTATTAATAAACCTGTAGCAACGCTGGTTACCCAGGTCGAAGTCGATGCTAACGATCCGGCATTCCTCAACCCGACCAAGCCGATCGGTTCGTTCTTTACCGAGCAGGAAGCAGAGCAACTGACAAAACAGGGTTACACTCTGAAAGAAGATGCTGGTCGCGGCTATCGCCGTGTTGTTGCCTCGCCAAAACCGGTTGATATCATTGAAAAAGAAACGGTTAAAGCTCTGGTAGATGCAGGTCAGGTGGTGATCACCGTTGGCGGTGGTGGTATTCCTGTTATTCGTGAAGGTAACCATCTGCGTGGTGCCAGCGCGGTTATTGATAAAGACTGGGCCAGCGCCCGTTTAGCAGAAATGATTGATGCCGATATGCTGATCATTCTGACTGCGGTAGAAAAAGTGGCCATTAACTTCGGTAAAGAGAATGAGCAGTGGCTCGACCGCCTGTCATTGGCCGATGCAGAACGCTTTATCGAAGAAGGTCATTTTGCGAAAGGTTCTATGCTGCCGAAAGTAGAAGCTGCCGCCTCGTTTGCTCGCTCTCGCGCTGGTCGTGAAGCACTGATTACCGTATTGAGCAAAGCGAAAGAAGGGATTGAAGGCAAAACCGGAACGGTGATTTGTCAGTAATTTAAAGGTCGGATGGCGACGCCATCCGACCAGATATTGCTGACAAACTGGCTCAATCGCCAATGTTGGCACGGTTTTCCCCCTCTCTCCGAAGGGGCGAGGGGACTGTCCGAACTCTTTTTGGACTTTGTCATCAGTCTCAGGCCGGGCGGGTAATACCATCCGGCCGTTTTCATTTAAGCCACTTCCAGCACTTCTTCTGTCGCTTTAACACCCTGATGCATCAACATCATTAACGCCTCAAGGACACCGCCGCCAATCGCCCTGGCTTTATCTGAAACACTGGTGAAATCGGCCGTTTCGCCACGAGGATCGATATCACCGATTTTAAAACCACCGACCACCGCCAGTCCGTCGTTCAACAAGCCACGCACCATCCCCGTCAACGGCGCTTTAATTTCATGCTCACCAATCCAGGCAATCACATCGCCCTCTTTCACCAGATCGCCTAATTTCACATTGGATCGCATAATGCCTGCCGCCGGAGCACGGATCACACGTCGGGTGGTGTGCCCCATGATATTACCGGGAACACCGGTATTCTCCTGTGCACAACCGGAGTAAATCACCTGACCGAGCCAGTGCCCGCGATTCGTTTCAATTACCGCATGGCAATCTTTCCCTGCGGTAAACCCCGGCCCAAGCGCGATCGTCACCGGTGCCATATCTGCACGCGTACCCAAATTCTGTTTCGCAAGAATAGCGTCCACAACGCAAAGCGGTTTCAGTTCATCAAGCAGTGAACAGGCAGGATCTACCATCACCGGGATGAATCCACGTTCGGTAAGTTTCATCGCTTCCGCAGAGCTGGTTGCCAGGCGGGCTGTGACGCCTTCGACCGTCATTTCGCCGTCGAACACGGCCTGGGCAAACGCCACGGTACAACGAATCACCGTTGGCTTTTCCACTTCCAGCATGATCACTTTGAACCCCGCATGATACAAGCGTAACGCCACACCACTGGCGATATCTCCCGCGCCGCGAATTACCACCAGTTGGTGTCCGGAAGGATGCGTAGGTTTCATCATCAGCCCACCCGGCGCGTTATTTTTCACCTGTAATATTTCTGCCAGCACGCTGATGGCGATCTCCTGCGGCGTTTCCGCACCAATGTTGTAACCAACCGGCGCGTGTAAACGGGCAATATGTTCTTCAGCCACGCCTTTCTCACGCAATTGACGCAGGAAAAGCTGCACCTTGCGGCGACTTGCCAGCAAACCCAGCCATGCAATGGGCTGTTCAATGAGTTTATCGAGGGCTTCACGATCCTGATTATTCGTGGCAATCAGGACAAAATTATCAGGACGAATCTCCATTGCTTCTACTGCCGCGCCAAACGAATCGGCATGGAGAAGCGTAGTTGACGGCGGGAAAAGTTCAGGATTGAGGCTTTCGCGATAAATATCGGCAACGGCGATATCAAACCCTAATAGCGCCGCACTCTGGGCTATCGCCCGGTTGACATGCCCCGCACCAATCAACACCAGACGAGGACGCATACCATGGACGCTGATAAACACGGACATTGCACCTCCACAATCTGACCCGACAGCATCCACACCGTTACGAGCCATACGTCCATGGAATAATCGCGGCTTACGTTCCTGCAATGCCTGAAGCGACTCTTCAATCACCTTCCGCTCAACCATTCCACCACCAATTGTACCGACGATAGAACCATCGGCGCGCACTAACATTTGTGCAGAATGGCGGGGAGTCGAGCCTCGGCTATCAACAATTTGCGCCATCGCAAACGGACAATTTTGCTCTTCAAGTTTTGCAGCCTCTGTGAAAATATTCATACCAACCTCAATGGATATCCTTTCAGTAACCCGGAATGTCCGAGCTGCTAATTCACAAATCTGCGCGCGATTGCAGGATCTTCTTGTATATCGCCCAGCCAGATTGCCTCTACGTCGTGTTGTTGCAGCGGTTTGAGTAGCTCGTTTTGCGCAATCGCATTCTCACATTGAGAAAAACGGTTAATGAACCAGATTCGCCGACAGCCTTGCGGTACGTTTTTAAACGCCCCCTGCGGATGGCGAACCAGCGCAACGAGATCGCTCAGCTGCAAGGTTGCATCAGGTGTTAACCCTGTAATCTCAGCGAACTGCGACCAGCGATGGACATTTTCAGCACCAACTTTAGTGCCCAAAATATGCCCTCCCATCACAGCAATCACGCAGCAACTGCTTTTAGGTATGCAAGGTTCGTGCTCATCTGGCGCTTTTAACGGCATTCCACGCGAGCCATCTGCCTCAATGAGAATTACGTCACATTCTGGTCGTTGCGCCAGTACATCAATGGTATCTGGCGTAAATCCCTGCGCTTTTCCCTGTTTCGCTTTGAAGCGGTGAAAACAAAATGCAATGGGGGATGTGAGAGACGCATGAGGAAGCATGGCGGGATCGCGACAGAAAACCACGGGCCAGTGAGACGTTGGTATAAACATATGTGTCGTCGTCGTGATTAACACGCGCCTGCCACTAGACTGAAGTAACTCTGCCAGCCAAAAAAGCAGACTGGTTTTCCCCCCTGCACCAACAACAGAAATGACTGCCGGAGCGTTCTGCACGCCTAAATCAATGAATAATGCTGATGGGTCAATTATACTTTTCACGAGTCTTCATAGACCTCTCTGGGATAAATTAGCCCTCAAATTCATTAACCAGGAAGTAACGCAATTTTCAGGCGTTATTAACCGATATAAATAATGGAATCACTATGTCATCTATCGACTGTATAATTACCGCTGCTGGATTATCATCAAGAATGGGACAATGGAAAATGATGTTACCCTGGCAACAGGAAACAATTCTTGATGCAAGTATCAAAAACGCGTTGCAGTTTTGTAGTCGAATTATTTTAGTTACGGGTTTTCGCGCTAATGAACTGCACCATCGCTACGAGAACACTGGCAATATTACTCTTATTTATAATCCAGATTATGAGCAGGGCTTACTGACCTCGGTGAAGGCTGCGGCTCCCGAAGTGCAAACTGAACATTGCTTTATTACTCATGGTGACATGCCAAGTCTTAATGCCAATATATTTAATAAAATCTGGAGGTTACGCAACAACGGTGCAATTCTCCCACTCCACAATGGTATCCCTGGCCATCCCATTTTAATCTCAAAATCGAGTCTGATGCAGGCTATCCAACGTCCCAACGTGACCAATATGCGTCAGGCATTGCAAATGGGTGAACATTATTCCGTCGAAATAGAAGATGAAGAAATAATTTTAGATATTGATACCCCCGAGGACTTTATTAATGCGCAAAAGTGGCATACTGAATTTTAGAAAATCAGGTTAAACGATTGCGTTCAAATATTCATTCCACTCAGTATCCTTTTATCATAATGATAAGGAGCCACTGATTTTGAGAAATGAGAAAAAATGATAAAACCCCTGGCAATAATAACTCTCGGTAGTGATTTTAATTCTCATTTAGCACCTGTGAGATCATTCACAAAAAACCATTAAGTTTCGAGGCGCCTCACATTTTTTTATATTTCCGAGCCAACCTGGCAATAGTGGTGCGATTGTTGCTCTGTCTCCTTAAACCACCGGATTTATCAATACCGGTCACTCAATGATATCTGTATAAGCTAAGGAGAGGGTTATGGGGGATATTATGCGTCCCATTCCGTTTGAGGAACTTTTGACGCGCATATTTGATGAATACCAACAACAACGCTCAATCTTTGGTATTCCTGAGCAACAGTTTTACTCACCCGTAAAAGGTAAAACTGTTAGCGTCTTCGGTGAAACCTGTGCCACCCCCGTCGGCCCTGCCGCTGGTCCGCACACGCAACTCGCGCAAAATATCGTCACTTCCTGGCTGACTGGCGGACGCTTTATCGAACTAAAAACCGTCCAAATTCTTGACCGCCTGGAGCTGGAAAAGCCCTGTATCGATGCCGAAGACGAATGCTTTAACACCGAATGGTCAACCGAATTTACCCTGCTTAAAGCCTGGGATGAATACCTCAAAGCCTGGTTTGCCCTGCATCTTCTCGAAGCCATGTTCCAGCCTTCTGATTCTGGTAAATCGTTTATCTTTAATATGAGCGTCGGTTACAACCTCGAAGGCATTAAGCAGCCGCCGATGCAGCAGTTCATCGACAATATGATGGACGCATCTGACCATCCGAAATTAGCTCAATACCGCGATACGCTGAATAAACTCCTCCACGATGACGCATTTTTAGCCCGCCACGGATTGCAGGAAAAACGTGAAAGCTTGCAGGCCTTAGCAGCCCGTATCCCCACCAGCATGGTACAAGGCGTTACCCTCTCCACCATGCACGGCTGCCCTCCGCATGAAATCGAAGCCATTTGCCGCTACATGCTGGAAGAAAAAGAGCTGAACACCTTTGTGAAACTCAACCCGACCTTACTGGGGTACGCGCGTGTTCGTGAGATTCTTGATGGATGTGGGTTCGATTACATCGGCTTAAAAGAAGAGTCATTTGATCACGACCTCAAGCTAACGCAGGCGCTGGAAATGCTGGAACGCCTGATGGCGCTGGCAAAAGAAAAATCACTCGGCTTTGGCGTCAAACTGACTAACACTCTCGGCACCATCAATAACAAAGGCGCACTGCCTGGTGAAGAGATGTATATGTCCGGCCGTGCACTGTTCCCGCTCTCTATCAATGTCGCGGCAGTTCTGTCCCGTGCCTTTGACGGCAAACTGCCAATTTCTTATTCCGGTGGTGCCAGCCAGCTGACTATCCGCGATATTTTCGATACTGGCATTCGCCCTATCACCATGGCAACCGACTTACTGAAACCCGGCGGCTATTTGCGTTTAAGTGCCTGTATGCGCGAGCTGGAAGGCTCCGACGCCTGGGGACTTGACCACGTTGACGTGGAACGACTGAGCAAGCTGGCCGCAGATGCGCTGACCATGGAGTACACCCAGAAACACTGGAAGCCAGAAGAGCGTATAGAAGTGGCAGAAGACCTGCCGCTGACCGACTGCTACGTTGCACCCTGTGTCACTGCCTGCGCCATCAAACAGGATATTCCGGAATACATT
It encodes:
- the yqeB gene encoding selenium-dependent molybdenum cofactor biosynthesis protein YqeB — encoded protein: MNIFTEAAKLEEQNCPFAMAQIVDSRGSTPRHSAQMLVRADGSIVGTIGGGMVERKVIEESLQALQERKPRLFHGRMARNGVDAVGSDCGGAMSVFISVHGMRPRLVLIGAGHVNRAIAQSAALLGFDIAVADIYRESLNPELFPPSTTLLHADSFGAAVEAMEIRPDNFVLIATNNQDREALDKLIEQPIAWLGLLASRRKVQLFLRQLREKGVAEEHIARLHAPVGYNIGAETPQEIAISVLAEILQVKNNAPGGLMMKPTHPSGHQLVVIRGAGDIASGVALRLYHAGFKVIMLEVEKPTVIRCTVAFAQAVFDGEMTVEGVTARLATSSAEAMKLTERGFIPVMVDPACSLLDELKPLCVVDAILAKQNLGTRADMAPVTIALGPGFTAGKDCHAVIETNRGHWLGQVIYSGCAQENTGVPGNIMGHTTRRVIRAPAAGIMRSNVKLGDLVKEGDVIAWIGEHEIKAPLTGMVRGLLNDGLAVVGGFKIGDIDPRGETADFTSVSDKARAIGGGVLEALMMLMHQGVKATEEVLEVA
- the arcC gene encoding carbamate kinase, with the translated sequence MSKKIVLALGGNALGDDLAGQMKAVKITSQAIVDLIAQGHEVIVTHGNGPQVGMINQAFEAAAKTEAHSPMLPMSVCVALSQGYIGYDLQNALREELLSRGINKPVATLVTQVEVDANDPAFLNPTKPIGSFFTEQEAEQLTKQGYTLKEDAGRGYRRVVASPKPVDIIEKETVKALVDAGQVVITVGGGGIPVIREGNHLRGASAVIDKDWASARLAEMIDADMLIILTAVEKVAINFGKENEQWLDRLSLADAERFIEEGHFAKGSMLPKVEAAASFARSRAGREALITVLSKAKEGIEGKTGTVICQ
- the mocA gene encoding molybdenum cofactor cytidylyltransferase; translated protein: MSSIDCIITAAGLSSRMGQWKMMLPWQQETILDASIKNALQFCSRIILVTGFRANELHHRYENTGNITLIYNPDYEQGLLTSVKAAAPEVQTEHCFITHGDMPSLNANIFNKIWRLRNNGAILPLHNGIPGHPILISKSSLMQAIQRPNVTNMRQALQMGEHYSVEIEDEEIILDIDTPEDFINAQKWHTEF
- the yqeC gene encoding selenium cofactor biosynthesis protein YqeC, which translates into the protein MKSIIDPSALFIDLGVQNAPAVISVVGAGGKTSLLFWLAELLQSSGRRVLITTTTHMFIPTSHWPVVFCRDPAMLPHASLTSPIAFCFHRFKAKQGKAQGFTPDTIDVLAQRPECDVILIEADGSRGMPLKAPDEHEPCIPKSSCCVIAVMGGHILGTKVGAENVHRWSQFAEITGLTPDATLQLSDLVALVRHPQGAFKNVPQGCRRIWFINRFSQCENAIAQNELLKPLQQHDVEAIWLGDIQEDPAIARRFVN